One genomic segment of Vibrio hippocampi includes these proteins:
- a CDS encoding DUF1441 family protein translates to MGSVSHLNDAFSWNITRIAEAFGLHRDTVRKRLKEARVKPSGKKSGVDIYALADVGPALFAAETSNKSEDDYDPNKMVPKDRKDFFQSERERLKYETEIGELIPDGDYRLDLAATLKYLVSAFESLPDNLERRYKMSPESLEYIEAWADESRTYLYHGLLEVEPDVK, encoded by the coding sequence GTGGGATCAGTCAGCCATTTAAACGACGCCTTTTCCTGGAACATCACCCGAATAGCGGAGGCGTTCGGACTGCACCGCGACACGGTGCGAAAAAGATTAAAAGAAGCCAGGGTCAAACCCAGCGGGAAAAAATCCGGTGTGGATATTTACGCCCTGGCCGATGTTGGTCCGGCTTTATTTGCGGCCGAAACATCGAACAAGTCCGAGGACGATTACGACCCGAACAAGATGGTTCCGAAAGACAGGAAAGACTTTTTCCAGTCCGAACGGGAGCGGTTGAAGTATGAGACTGAAATCGGCGAGTTGATCCCTGATGGTGATTATCGTCTCGATCTGGCGGCCACACTGAAATATTTGGTCAGTGCCTTTGAGTCGCTGCCGGATAACCTGGAACGTCGTTACAAAATGTCGCCCGAATCGCTCGAATACATTGAAGCGTGGGCCGATGAATCCCGAACCTATCTTTATCACGGATTGTTAGAGGTTGAGCCTGATGTTAAATAG